A window of the Sardina pilchardus chromosome 21, fSarPil1.1, whole genome shotgun sequence genome harbors these coding sequences:
- the flrt1b gene encoding leucine-rich repeat transmembrane protein FLRT1 yields MAAESLVELRDWLFLILLCLTLLVEVLEFAAATAAVAEAVAQDGEFQGEVPCPSACRCDDSFVYCNDRGLSIIPPLPLAAAVLYLQNNRIDNAGLPTSLERRMTVRVIYLYDNELDDFPRHLPPSLRELHLQDNNIRTLPRSALARLPLLEKLHLDDNSVSTVSIEDKAFANNPRLRLLFLSRNHLSSIPSGLPASLEELRLDDNRISTIPTHAFRGLSSLRRLFLDGNLLANQRIADDTFARLANLTELSLVRNSLLTPPLNLPSSHLLRLYLQDNALAHMPRGSLDGMKRLQKLDLSGNNLTTLPRGLFRDLDSLSQLLVRGNPWYCGCNLRWLYDWLHMRGASVTVRGLTCHSPERVRGQSLKELTSEMKLCETAGEGGVVGGGRGGGAAGKEKIGTLPTAAALTTTRMPQGSLFTLRSKHPGHIPDLVQDHLGESGSSESGRTLQVKVKPLTPETIHITWTAVQPAPSFRLSWLRLGTSPAMGDITETLVPGDRREYLLTQLQPQSSYIICIVPLFVNEGRGSSHSSTNLNKDHEHPACAKTETSDLTRQSDQDGTDQGTDQFAALPVAGIIGGATALVSLLLIFGIFCWYGHRVGYLAAGEQSMYGRGDVVNSRAGGKHYDDYAESGTIKDTSILEIRGPGFQMTPMAAHQPLQPKAKCEDMTYIHTIFPSNNTTLYRSTHNHTANSGYGTNRGYRERGIPDIDYTYT; encoded by the coding sequence ATGGCTGCCGAGAGCCTCGTGGAGCTTCGCGATTGGCTGTTCCTGATTCTCTTGTGTCTGACGTTGTTAGTAGAGGTGCTGGAGTTTGCTGCCGCAACGGCGGCTGTTGCCGAGGCAGTTGCCCAGGACGGAGAGTTCCAGGGGGAGGTGCCGTGCCCCTCGGCCTGTCGCTGTGATGACAGCTTTGTTTACTGCAACGACCGAGGCCTGAGCATCATACCCCCACTGCCTTTAGCAGCTGCGGTGCTCTACCTTCAGAACAACCGTATTGATAATGCTGGATTGCCTACATCCCTAGAGAGACGAATGACTGTACGAGTTATTTACCTGTATGACAATGAACTGGATGATTTTCCAAGGCATCTACCCCCGTCGCTTCGAGAACTACACCTGCAGGACAACAACATACGAACACTACCGCGTTCTGCCCTAGCTCGACTACCACTGCTTGAAAAATTACACTTGGATGACAACTCAGTATCAACAGTGAGTATAGAAGACAAAGCATTTGCTAACAACCCGCGATTGCGACTCCTATTCTTGTCACGCAACCATTTATCTAGTATTCCTTCGGGTTTGCCAGCATCCCTAGAGGAACTAAGGCTTGATGACAATCGCATATCGACCATCCCCACCCACGCTTTCCGTGGATTGTCGTCCTTGAGGCGTCTCTTTCTGGACGGCAATTTGTTGGCGAACCAACGGATCGCTGACGACACCTTTGCGCGCCTCGCCAACCTGACCGAGCTCTCGCTGGTCCGCAACTCCCTCCTGACGCCGCCGCTGAATTTGCCCAGCTCGCACCTGCTCCGCCTCTACCTCCAGGACAACGCACTGGCGCACATGCCCCGCGGGTCCCTGGACGGCATGAAGAGGCTGCAGAAGCTCGACCTGTCAGGCAACAACCTCACCACCCTCCCCCGGGGCCTTTTCCGAGACCTGGATAGTCTGTCGCAGCTGCTGGTGCGTGGGAATCCGTGGTACTGTGGCTGCAATCTCCGCTGGCTGTACGACTGGCTCCACATGCGAGGCGCTTCCGTGACGGTGAGGGGTTTAACTTGCCATAGCCCCGAGCGAGTGCGAGGGCAGTCATTAAAGGAGCTCACGAGTGAGATGAAGTTATGCGAGACGGCAGGGGAGGGTGGAGTGGTCGGAGGAGGCAGAGGCGGAGGAGCAGCGGGTAAAGAGAAAATTGGAACTCTTCCAACGGCGGCAGCCCTAACAACCACACGCATGCCCCAGGGGTCACTATTCACCCTCCGGTCCAAACATCCGGGCCACATCCCCGACCTGGTGCAAGACCACCTTGGTGAAAGTGGAAGCAGTGAAAGTGGTAGAACACTGCAAGTTAAAGTCAAGCCACTCACACCAGAAACAATCCACATCACATGGACTGCAGTGCAACCAGCCCCGTCGTTCCGGCTTTCCTGGTTGCGACTGGGTACAAGTCCTGCAATGGGCGACATTACAGAGACGTTAGTTCCCGGCGATCGCAGAGAGTATCTCCTCACTCAGCTGCAGCCGCAGTCCAGTTATATCATCTGTATAGTACCCCTCTTCGTAAACGAGGGCAGAGGCTCTTCCCATTCCTCAACGAACTTGAACAAGGACCATGAGCACCCAGCGTGTGCCAAGACTGAGACATCAGATCTCACAAGACAGTCAGATCAGGATGGGACAGATCAGGGAACAGACCAGTTTGCAGCCCTTCCAGTAGCTGGGATTATTGGGGGTGCCACGGCACTGGTCTCGCTGCTCCTAATTTTTGGCATCTTTTGTTGGTATGGCCATCGGGTGGGCTACCTGGCAGCCGGCGAACAGTCCATGTATGGGAGGGGGGATGTAGTCAACAGTCGTGCCGGTGGCAAACATTATGATGACTATGCCGAGTCGGGCACGATAAAGGACACCTCAATCTTAGAAATCAGGGGTCCTGGTTTCCAGATGACACCAATGGCAGCGCACCAGCCACTGCAGCCCAAGGCTAAATGTGAGGACATGACCTACATTCACACCATCTTTCCATCAAACAACACGACGCTCTACAGGAGCACCCACAACCACACAGCCAATTCAGGCTACGGGACCAACCGTGGGTATAGGGAGAGAGGTATACCAGATATAGATTACACATACACGTGA